The following are encoded together in the Sparus aurata chromosome 1, fSpaAur1.1, whole genome shotgun sequence genome:
- the LOC115578906 gene encoding acylphosphatase-2-like, which yields MFLSALLFCLFNIVMSENKLTSVDFEIFGNVQGVCFRMYTEDHGSSLGLSGWVKNTRQGTVIGQIQGPPDKVNDMKLWLKSVGSPSSRIDRAVFSNERDISKLEIHGFSTRY from the exons ATGTTTCTGTCTgctcttttattttgtctctttaaCATCGTCATGTCCGAAAACAAACTGACTTCAGTGGATTTTGAGATTTTTGGGAATGTGCAGG gAGTTTGCTTCAGAATG taCACAGAGGATCACGGCAGTAGTCTGGGACTCAGCGGGTGGGTGAAGAACACCAGACAGGGAACTGTGATCGGTCAGATCCAGGGACCTCCAGACAAAGTCAATGACAT GAAACTCTGGCTAAAGAGTGTAGGCAGTCCGAGCTCTCGAATTGACCGAGCCGTCTTCTCCAACGAGAGAGACATTTCTAAACTGGAGATCCACGGCTTCTCCACCCGCTACTGA
- the LOC115572434 gene encoding reticulon-3-B-like yields MADSTSSSHSSSSSSSNNSSSSLRDLTHSALQLVHWKEPKKTAVAFGLSLLILISVATLSVISVVSYLLLTCLCVTITFRVYKSVIQAVQKSDEGHPFRSLLDRDISVSSESVRLLADQSLVHLNWFTSQTRRLLLVEDLVDSLKLSAVMWMMTYVGSIFNGVTILILADIIFFTTPLIYLKKKTQIDHYIELIRSRVEEKLHKLQDRLPGAVKRTKAE; encoded by the exons atggccGACTCAACCAGCAGCAGTcattcttcatcatcatcatcatccaacaactcctcttcctcactcagAGACCTCACACATTCAG CCTTGCAGCTCGTCCACTGGAAAGAGCCGAAGAAGACAGCGGTGGCATTCGGCCTGTCGTTGCTAATTCTCATCTCCGTGGCAACGCTGTCTGTCATCAGTGTGGTGTCctacctgctgctcacctgtctcTGTGTCACCATAACCTTCAG GGTTTATAAATCAGTGATCCAGGCCGTCCAGAAATCAGACGAAGGTCATCCATTCAG GTCTCTGTTGGACAGGGACATCTCTGTGTCCTCTGAGTCTGTGCGTTTGCTGGCTGACCAGTCTCTGGTCCACCTTAACTGGTTCACCAGTCAGAccaggaggctgctgctggtTGAGGACCTGGTTGACTCTCTGAAG TTGTCTGCAGTCATGTGGATGATGACGTATGTTGGTTCCATCTTTAATGGAGTCACCATTCTAATTCTCG CTGACATCATTTTCTTCACCACTCCACTGATCTACCTGAAGAAAAAG actcaGATTGATCATTACATTGAGTTGATTCGGTCCAGAGTGGAGGAGAAACTACACAA gCTGCAGGACAGGTTACCTGGAGCTGTGAAAAGAACCAAAGCAGAGTGA
- the gemin6 gene encoding gem-associated protein 6: MMQCGWPLLGPLQWIRYVNRQVMVKAGNDEEHRGWLLTVDPVSASLVLVTFREEGRASVQVVMGHAVEEVQVLQEADEETTRRLQTSFLPARTCGLDPEELRRRRAGVQRWLEKNRVPVEEEGDQLRVAGVLTLAAPYGPEDCCSSNQIILDRIQKLIQSLVQSPYYPD; the protein is encoded by the exons ATGATGCAGTGCGGCTGGCCTCTGTTAGGTCCGCTGCAGTGGATCCGTTACGTCAACAGACAGGTGATGGTGAAGGCGGGAAACGATGAGGAGCACCGCGGCTGGCTGCTCACCGTGGACCCGGTGTCCGCCAG TCTGGTTCTGGTGACTTTCAGGGAGGAGGGCAGAGCATCGGTGCAGGTGGTGATGGGTCACGcagtggaggaggtgcaggttCTGCAGGAGGCAGATGAGGAGACCACAAGGCGTCTCCAGACCTCCTTCCTCCCTGCGAGGACCTGTGGGCTAGACccagaggagctgaggaggaggagggccggcGTCCAGAGGTGGCTGGAGAAGAACCGTGTcccggtggaggaggagggggaccAGCTGAGGGTGGCGGGGGTACTGACTCTTGCAGCCCCATACGGACCTGaagactgctgcagctccaaccaGATCATCCTGGACCGCATCCAGAAACTGATCCAGAGTCTGGTCCAGAGTCCATATTATCCAGACTGA
- the LOC115592056 gene encoding serine/arginine-rich splicing factor 7-like produces VRRPFDPNDKCYECGEKGCYTYDCYRCSWRSRNVRKSREDSQEDRQEDSQEDSQEDRQEDRQEDGQEDGQEDRRFSTYSCGSRSRSHSRPRVRHYSRSRSRGRRRVTS; encoded by the exons GTCAGACGACCCTTTGATCCCAATGATAAGTGTTACGAGTGTGGAGAGAAAGGTTGCTATACCTACGACTGTTACCGTtgcagctggaggagcag aaatgtgaggaagagtcgggaggacagtcaggaggacagacaggaggacagtcaggaggacagtcaggaggacagacaggaggacagacaggaggacggacaggaggatggacaggaggacagacgcttctccacgtacagctgtg GTTCCAGGTCCAGGTCTCACTCCAGGCCCCGTGTGAGGCATTACTCCCGCAGCAGGAGCCGAGGGAGGAGGCGAGTCACATCCTGA